One genomic window of Aethina tumida isolate Nest 87 chromosome 3, icAetTumi1.1, whole genome shotgun sequence includes the following:
- the LOC109604749 gene encoding protein unc-80 homolog isoform X1, protein MSHVFKPLVTRFVDSSKDLKTQENLGLYCEIRQLMTHVKEGHGSTFRRVALSALLDTADRPSKKEANIQTTRVIRHVHLSEMEDQPDVAAEASYTIDEKGVRKLLFKKRSTSSTCAVSMKSLLETEAEELSKASQSPLGNIRRKHYILTPRQSEKAFHITATSKPKKSKLGGIVNWFKKGDQNSNEESDNIENGESFTDTSSFLRQSGKVYQQKTSGRSNVGHTIQKAKRRMEDKFKFVLKKGKKKDGSLEDSAGGMYSRRNSFEFGENSRESEFVVLKERKLISTGLVYSGTLRLSFLLETCPPGSVPDAYLLASILDLPHSAVVAKAAVLLECSYFVHCCNKGQWPSWMKLNFPMFRPSGPLPPRGNSTGIRRSHIMQRAAGKMFHQWAEVLGQRLEELINEDKNLEPQIAAMILDEQKQKELLMQDEEEDFLDEASINTYGSSCPMALRLIACILLHEITAFLRETYQTLPKSSRVTGKERPPPWEKLYSKEANRRWSMALSSMGHSQTSAQSLQSIAGDRDSGQAERKISFVLHEPDNESEGSSNTTITMQQMMQSEEKRTGGQSRPYYFRRGTTAPTSSGGSFKRRSLKLRRGTKEGKDMELEWRIPETVKRTDSIQSKRKVSSLSDRSDTSEPGIAGEASGEESPGVLSDDQPPESPSDSNDTDDTTKNMPWMKTMVQVSNSFYYFCTHQNFCHPFCYRRVMRACSRLVKAVRKVYGEEFGVLDDKLSMDCDSKKKNKKDKNQNRKVSDQTSSQVSPIRRKDSVGKKDKIDKNLDGSQMSKLASKDSSRDIADSDIGADPSKQSNDGKPKEPPAILKYIKSQIKDVFHAPLAVLLKGATILTEEHFIEIIPVAWELLLESNREVTACAASLFILAAVKAPQVVSDLMQHGLSHSDPAIRINAILRFQVLWKMRYQVWPRMEENAHVIFKIPPPGIEFTLPSPKIGIESLDVVDSPWELSVKTKVEEVTINQERHRSLVTATKTRKKEKTELIKMALQAQDDKKREERENFLITTIPITIQAAHEPSLYHTGEDHEEVDDEQVEGQPRNTGHHLHSAHSLFPSCLCSAVIQIITLLDDAAVSPDGNAVYEVSYQVIWTCLVEDSALFLRYILERLTRDKQEIMFKILRHLIRFIPKLPQQAAFALYNYIIGYVMFYVRSSHEEGQFMIGAALSLLWMVVHSVHGIMFKDLKQILRKEQCDASILLTANVPSAKKIIVHGPQDPDAGGIPSQFPVQEDTQFCQILREALDFFGIDENRHKEFFLVDYKTHQIRNPASYVRDYYFFKRSQYPQLELVHMKPDKAFNALQKQELVHKFVEIGKVLLTWAILKNVDMVVQRVVFLHEELMKLPSFPRKALESDPDLYKGGELGKELLGLDVLHKFMWVRLIARMFEAMAGNFAYSGDIHLFVNVLNGAVILHSEDACILRYVMATYINAAFHFKNIFSTNGYLLIMPTLLKIYSNHQTNTLVTTTIEYAVKQFYLMNRKPFILQMFGSVSAMLDTDEEGTYGDAHKIQSSCLFNLLLSLETPSPDPLNIGELVKEDKPLKAIDFCYHDENEMVTILDCISMCVMVVSYSSESIRGYQMLIILEAILPCYVQHIQLPSYNKEGKTEKEIIHQLAVAMKTLVNNCESLTKSYNGPYRSSPEHKGSSQRNYSRGPYSPGFDFEDDSHSKFMSEHSRAKSMYEHDVEDSEVLRAEYRRPRDVLLSLVGEFVCRATNRLQDLNKKNNQEGKIIELLDIKSHIRLADIAHTLLKVSPYDPESMGCRGLQHYMSYILPSTEWANDAMRPALVTILRRLDKVFQKIQKKASIRRNTDWDAAAGLLKGIYDTMIKYPYIIHWQHIKALINTCQSLIVSDTCVTEGVSSATAALMSQAPPPHFCTMVVRLIALQIQNTPETCTLEQVCGGSSTFPSQEKTESMIMNLIMPLCLRVGSGRKDVPSMKSNDISFALTLVLHAMSPPGGATGPNMKSVAEIRTGSLTFTGTRDTKTTSKINTSLYQVAFLALKIMTICFEGELITDWSRIARTMRELGKRNEAATFLWDFLDFVVTHRTPLFILMQPFIFQKLAQPPISDFERNVHSKIRDKMRGIGLPFPKSRGALLMELAHQMKELKEELDESSASTEPKKPEGNQPTCHTVNETGTGRQRHSLIGLFTGDHHKQVPVEHHGHHGTTIKESSTSTSHGSASINQGQVDGQEGNGTTTPQNAADRSSQRSSVSDDHGGVPSTVPKSESIMSHKAHKLRFVPSVEFRHSSGETSTTPLSPGSPVEDSSVETPNKSRLQRIKPQSRKTFRLRKSRKSSKTEVGHVKLESEDQPPPSPKQTSPPAQLPSQSQELPTSSSAATPTQQPTHTPQPLQDPHKLRIQTRGKMTEGSWDEDSAISQTSSTSGYRESYPVMHLKEPLETSPKAFPPLASPDIHDLPSTSSATTTNNFMHCTDNSSPDCSLDGNGEKTALLKKDDRDRSPSQHSLLMVFDRQDETTLI, encoded by the exons ATGTCTCACGTCTTCAAACCTCTGGTCACTAGATTCGTTGATAGCAGCAAAGATTTAAAGACCCAAGAAAACTTA GGTCTGTATTGTGAAATTCGACAACTAATGACCCACGTCAAAGAAGGACATGGCAGTACCTTTAGGAGAGTGGCTTTGAGTGCTCTTCTTGATACGGCAGATCGTCCTAGTAAGAAGGAAGCTAACATTCAGACGACACGAGTAATAAG ACATGTTCACCTGTCTGAAATGGAAGATCAGCCAGATGTGGCTGCTGAAGCTTCTTATACGATAGATGAAAAAGGAGTGAGAAAATTACTATTCAAGAAAAGAAGTACTTCTTCCACTTGTGCAGTTAGCATGAAA AGTTTGTTAGAGACTGAAGCTGAAGAATTGTCCAAAGCTAGTCAAAGTCCCTTAGGTAATATTCGTAGGAagcattatattttaacacccAGACAGAGTGAAAAGGCTTTCCACATAACTGCAACATCCAAACCAAAGAAATCAAAACTTGGTGGCATAG tgAACTGGTTTAAAAAGGGGgatcaaaattcaaatgaagAATCTGATAACATAGAGAATGGGGAATCATTCACAGACACTTCGAGTTTTCTGAGACAATCTGGAAAGGTATACCAACAAAAGACATCAGGAAGaag TAATGTGGGTCATACTATTCAAAAAGCTAAGAGAAGAAtggaagataaatttaaatttgtcttgAAGAAGGGCAAAAAGAAAGACGGTAGTTTGGAAGATTCAGCAGGTGGAA tGTATAGTAGAAGAAATTCATTCGAATTTGGTGAAAACTCCCGAGAATCAGAGTTTGTGGtattaaaagaaagaaaactTATCTCAACGGGTTTGGTCTACAGTGGAACATTAAGGTTATCATTTTTGTTAGAAACCTGCCCACCAGGTTCTGTTCCTGATGCATATTTGTTAGcttcaattttggatttg CCCCACTCTGCGGTCGTAGCCAAAGCAGCAGTTCTTTTAGAGTGTTCTTACTTTGTACATTGTTGCAATAAAGGACAGTGGCCTTCGtggatgaaattaaatttccccATGTTTAGACCATCCGGCCCTCTGCCACCTAGAGGCAACAGCACTGGCATCAGACGGTCACATATCATGCAAAGAGCTGCGGGAAAAATGTTCCATCAATGGGCCGAAGTGTTAGGTCAAAGGCTGGAAGAATTAATCAACGAAGACAAAAACTTGGAACCTCAAATAGCAGCCATGATTTTAGATGAACAGAAACAAAAGGAACTTTTGATGCAAGATGAAGAAGAAGATTTCTTAGACGAGGCAAGCATTAATACGTATGGATCCAGCTGCCCTATGGCGTTAAGATTAATTGCATGTATCTTATTACACGAAATAACGGCATTTCTGAGGGAAACGTATCAAACTTTGCCGAAATCATCCAGAGTTACGGGAAAGGAAAGGCCTCCTCCATGGGAAAAGCTTTACAGCAAAGAGGCCAACAGAAGATGGAGTATGGCTCTATCTTCAATGGGACATTCACAAACCTCTGCTCAGAGTTTACAGTCGATTGCTGGTGACAGAGATTCCG GTCAAGCTGAGAGGAAAATTAGTTTCGTACTTCACGAACCTGATAACGAGTCTGAAGGGAGTAGCAATACCACTATTACTATGCAg CAAATGATGCAGTCGGAAGAAAAAAGGACGGGTGGACAAAGTAGGCCTTATTACTTCAGAAGAGGCACAACAGCTCCTACCAGTTCAGGTGGATCATTTAAAAGAAGAAGTTTGAAATTGCGACGTGGCACAAAAGAAGGAAAGGACATGGAATTGGAAT GGAGAATTCCGGAAACTGTGAAACGAACAGATTCTATACAATCTAAGCGTAAAGTCAGCTCGTTGTCAGATAGAAGTGATACTTCAGAACCAGGAATAGCTGGTGAAGCAAGTGGTGAGGAGTCGCCAGGTGTTTTGAGTGATGATCAACCTCCGGAAAGCCCTAGTGACAGCAACGACACGGATGACACAACCAAAAATATGCCGTGGATGAAA acgATGGTCCAAGTATCCAATTCcttctattatttttgtacCCATCAAAACTTCTGCCATCCATTTTGCTACAGACGTGTAATGAGAGCTTGTTCACGATTAGTGAAGGCAGTAAGGAAAGTTTATGGTGAAGAATTTGGAGTGTTGGACGATAAACTAAGTATGGACTGCGACagcaaaaagaaaaacaagaaagacaaaaatcaaaataggAAAGTATCAGATCAAACCAGTAGTCAAGTTTCCCCTATCCGTAGAAAAGATAGCGTTGGAAAGAAAGATaa gATCGACAAAAATTTGGATGGCTCTCAAATGAGCAAACTGGCATCTAAAGATTCATCAAGAGACATTGCAGACTCCGACATTGGAGCTGACCCTTCAAAACAATCAAATGATGGTAAACCAAAGGAACCTCCAGCAATtctcaaatatataaagagcCAA attaaagaTGTGTTCCATGCACCTTTAGCAGTACTACTTAAAGGTGCTACGATATTAACTGAAGAACATTTCATTGAGATTATACCAGTTGCATGGGAACTACTGTTAGAATCTAACAGAGAAGTAACTGCCTGTGCAGCTTCGCTATTCATTTTAGCAGCAGTGAAGGCACCTCAGGTTGTTTCTGATTTGATGCAACACGGTTTATCTCATTCAGATCCGGCGATACGAATTAATGCTATTTTAAG gTTTCAAGTTTTGTGGAAGATGAGGTACCAAGTATGGCCTAGAATGGAAGAAAATGcacatgtaatttttaaaattccaccACCCGGTATTGAATTTACTCTGCCGTCACCAAAAATTGGAATTGAGTCTTTAGATGTGGTAGATTCTCCTTGGGAACTTTCAGTTAAAACTAAAGTTGAAGAAGTAACAATAAATCAAGAGAGACAT AGATCATTGGTAACAGCGACTAAAActagaaagaaagaaaaaacggaattgataaaaatggCTCTTCAAGCTCAAGATGATAAGAAACGTGAAGAAAGAGAGAATTtcttaataacaacaattccCATTACAATCCAAGCGGCTCACGAGCCTAGTCTGTATCATACCGGAGAGGACCACGAAGAAG TTGATGATGAGCAAGTTGAGGGCCAGCCTCGAAACACCGGTCATCATTTACATTCAGCTCATTCTCTTTTCCCTTCTTGTCTTTGCTCGGCTGTAATTCAAATCATAACCCTTCTGGATGACGCCGCAGTATCTCCGGATGGAAACGCAGTTTATGAAGTTTCATATCAAGTGATTTGGACTTGCTTGGTAGAAGACAGTGCGCTGTTTCTGCGTTACATTCTTGAACGTCTTACTAGAGATAAACAAGAAATTATGTTCAAGATTCTGAGACACCTTATTCGATTCATCCCTAAATTACCACAACAGGCTGCTTTTGCTCTATACAATTACATTATTGGCTACGTCATGTTCTATGTAAGGAGTTCTCATGAAGAAGGTCAGTTTATGATAGGAGCTGCTTTATCGTTGCTGTGGATGGTGGTTCACAGCGTACATGGAATTATGTTCAAAGACTTGAAGCAAATATTAAGAAAGGAGCAATGTGACGCTTCAATTTTACTAACTGCTAATGTTCCTTCTGCAAAGAAAATTATAGTTCATGGACCTCaag ACCCTGATGCTGGAGGTATTCCTTCTCAGTTTCCTGTTCAGGAAGACACacaattttgtcaaattttgcGTGAAGCTTTGGACTTCTTTGGAATCGACGAAAACCGTCACAAAGAATTCTTCCTTGTGGACTACAAGACTC ATCAAATTCGCAATCCCGCTTCATATGTAAGGGACTACTACTTTTTTAAGAGGTCCCAATATCCTCAACTCGAACTGGTTCACATGAAACCTGACAAGGCTTTTAATGCTCTTCAAAAGCAAGAACTAGTTCATAAATTCGTAGAAATTGGAAAAGTTCTTCTAACCTGggctatattaaaaaatgttgatatg GTGGTGCAAAGAGTTGTATTTCTTCATGAAGAATTGATGAAGCTGCCTTCATTTCCCAGAAAGGCATTGGAATCTGATCCAGACTTATATAAAGGAGGGGAGCTTGGAAAAGAACTGCTTGGATTGGACGTACTTCACAAGTTTATGTGGGTGCGACTAATTGCGAGAATGTTTGAAGCTATGGCAGGAAATTTTGCTTACTCTGGTGATATACACCTATTCGTAAATGTTCTTAATGGGGCTGTTATTCTACATTCTGAAGATGCGTGTATACTGAGATACGTCATGGCTACTTACATCAATGCTGCATTTCATTTCAAGAACATTTTCTCCACTAATgg atatttattaataatgccaaccttgttgaaaatttactcCAATCATCAAACAAATACGTTAGTAACAACCACAATAGAATATgcagtaaaacaattttacttaatgAACAGAAAACCATtcattttacaaatgtttgGGTCAGTATCAGCAATGTTAGATACAGATGAAGAAGGAACTTATGGAGATGCACATAAA ATTCAGTCAAGTTGCCTGTTTAATTTACTCTTAAGTTTGGAGACTCCCTCTCCTGATCCTTTAAATATTGGAGAACTTGTCAAAGAAGACAAGCCTTTAAAAGCTATTGATTTCTGTTATCATGATGAGAATGAAATGGTCACAATTCTGGATTGTATTTCTATGTGCGTTATGGTTGTTTCATATTCTTCTGAAAGTATAAGGGGCTATCAGATGCTG ATTATACTGGAAGCTATATTGCCTTGCTACGTACAACATATTCAACTTCCTTCTTATAACAAAGAAGGGAAGAcggaaaaagaaataatacacCAACTAGCAGTTGCAATGAAAACATTAGTCAACAATTGTGAATCCCTTACAAA GAGTTACAACGGTCCTTACCGATCGAGTCCAGAGCACAAAGGCTCAAGCCAAAGAAACTACAGTCGAGGTCCATATTCTCCTGGTTTTGACTTTGAGGATGATTCTCATTCTAAATTTATGAGTGAACATTCCAGAGCCAAAAGCATGTACGAACATGACGTTGAAGATTCAGAAGTTTTAAGAGCCGAATATAGAAGACCAAGAGATGTCTTGCTCAGTCTTGTAGGAGAGTTTGTTTGTAGAGCTACAAATAGATTACaagatttgaataaaaagaataaccaagaaggaaaaataattgagtTGTTGGATATTAAATCGCATATA CGACTGGCGGACATTGCTCACACCCTGCTTAAAGTTTCCCCATACGATCCTGAATCTATGGGATGCAGAGGTTTACAACATTATATGAGTTATATTCTTCCCTCGACGGAGTGGGCAAATGATGCCATGAGACCTGCCTTGGTGACTATTTTGAGAAGACTTGACAAAGTGTTTCAAAAGATACAAAAGAAAGCATCTATACGa agaaaCACTGATTGGGATGCTGCAGCTGGTCTCTTAAAAGGTATTTATGATACCATGATCAAATATCCGTATATTATTCATTGGCAACatataaaagctttaataaatacttgtcAG TCATTAATTGTCAGTGATACTTGTGTAACTGAAGGAGTATCTTCAGCTACTGCAGCATTGATGAGTCAAGCACCACCTCCTCATTTTTGTACAATGGTGGTACGATTAATTGcattacaaatacaaaatacaccA GAAACATGTACTTTGGAGCAAGTTTGTGGAGGCAGTTCCACCTTCCCATCTCAAGAGAAAACCGAAAGTATGATCATGAATTTGATCATGCCTTTGTGTTTACGTGTAGGCAGTGGAAGAAAAG ATGTTCCTTCAATGAAGAGCAACGACATAAGCTTTGCCTTGACGTTGGTTCTCCATGCCATGAGTCCACCAGGAGGTGCTACAGGTCCAAATATGAAATCAGTTGCTGAAATTCGAACTGGCAGTTTAACATTTACAGGCACTAGAGACACCAAGACCACCTCCAAAATCAATACGTCACTTTACCAAGTGGCATTTTTAG ccTTGAAAATTATGACGATATGCTTCGAAGGAGAACTAATAACGGACTGGTCTAGAATAGCACGTACAATGCGGGAACTTGGAAAGAGGAACGAAGCAGCCACGTTTCTTTGGGACTTCTTGGACTTTGTTGTCACACACAGAACTCCACTGTTTATACTGATGCAgccttttatttttcaaaag ctTGCACAACCACCAATTTCGGACTTCGAAAGGAACGTTCACTCCAAAATAAGGGACAAAATGAGAGGTATTGGTCTTCCATTTCCTAAAAGTAGAGGTGCCCTTCTAATGGAACTAGCACATCAGATGAAGGAGTTAAAAGAAGAACTTGatgaaa GTTCTGCTAGCACCGAACCTAAGAAGCCAGAAGGAAATCAACCAACTTGTCATACTGTCAACGAAACAGGAACAGGAAGGCAAAGACATTCCCTCATTGGATTGTTCACTGGGGATCATCATAAACAAGTACCCGTGGAACACCACGGCCACCATGGCACTACCATCAAAG AATCGTCGACTAGCACTAGCCACGGATCTGCGTCGATCAATCAGGGTCAGGTTGATGGGCAGGAAGGAAACGGAACCACAACGCCCCAAAATGCCGCTG ATCGTTCCTCGCAACGGTCATCTGTCAGTGACGATCACGGAGGAGTGCCATCCACCGTGCCCAAATCCGAATCTATCATGTCTCACAAGGCTCATAAACTCCGCTTTGTCCCTTCTGTAGAATTTAGACATTCCTCAG GTGAGACCTCGACCACTCCTCTAAGTCCTGGCAGTCCAGTAGAAGACAGTTCAGTAGAAACGCCCAACAAGTCCAGATTGCAACGCATTAAACCGCAAAGTCGTAAAACGTTCCGACTGAGGAAAAGTAGAAAGAGTAGCAAGACTGAG GTCGGCCATGTAAAACTGGAATCAGAAGATCAGCCGCCGCCAAGCCCCAAGCAAACATCGCCGCCTGCTCAGTTACCTTCGCAATCCCAGGAATTGCCAACATCCAGTAGCGCCGCCACACCAACCCAGCAACCGACGCACACACCACAACCGTTACAAGATCCGCACAAACTGAGGATACAGACCAGGGGAAAGATGACTGAAGGGTCTTGGGACGAAGACAGTGCCATATCGCAAACGTCCAGTACATCAGGGTAcag GGAGTCTTATCCAGTAATGCATCTTAAGGAACCACTAGAAACAAGTCCAAAAGCTTTTCCTCCATTGGCTTCGCCAGATATTCACGATCTGCCCAGCACTAGTAGCGCCACCACCACTAATAATTTCATGCATTGCACAGACAACAGCTCACCAGATTGCTCTCTGGATGGGAACGGTGAAAAGACAGCATTGCTGAAGAAAGATGACAGAGACAGATCCCCGTCACAACATTCACTATTGATGGTTTTCGACAGACAAGACGAGACTACTCTCATATag